Part of the Amphiura filiformis chromosome 9, Afil_fr2py, whole genome shotgun sequence genome is shown below.
AGGTATAATACATGTAGGCTCAGGCCATTATTTGATTTTTCAACCAGATGGTTTGAAAAACATTGTACCACAAGTATCGCTAttctattgattttttaaaccaATCAAATTTTGCTGTGATTGTCTAGGAAACATCTGTGACATATGTGGTATATTTGCTGAGATTGTCTGTCTGTGACATTTGCTGTGATTGACTGCAAAACATCTGTGACACATATTGACAAAACGgccttaaccctatgagaactacctgccgattagccaaacagaagttttcattatcaatttgaccaatcagcaacattgttagaataatttcaccacgcaaaaaaaattggggtgaattatttgcaaagctccattttgattggtgattaaagtgaagatatcatgtaattgaccaatcacaggcaaggttagatcgacaggtagtgctctgGGGGTTAACTAGAAATTTTACACTTCCTGAAAACAACAATAGCCACTGTGAAAAATCAATTAAATGAATGTTATGGCGATACATGTCTGTAATTTTTGGAATGTCTACACTGATAAATAGAATCTATACAATCAATTGGGGCATTGTTGGCCGATTTTAACGGACAAGTAAAGATTCATAATTTACACATACTGCACACTTGAGCatgttgaaattgaacatttttggtaaaataatttaattcaaCAATTGTTTTTCAATCACCTGAGCCTAATTTTTTGCCCTTTCCCAACTTTGAACTGTTTcactttttttgtcatttttgcttAGCTGATAGAACGCAAAAAGTGCGAACAAATGTAGGGTAGAACTTTTACAGTGAATGTACCTTAGCCAAGGATGCTTATTTTTTCACTTGTCCAATTTTCAGCATGCCTTCACCTAAAGACCTGGCCAGGGAGATATGCAACATCTGTTTTTGTGCAGTATCTACATGTAGCTATAACCagcaattactaaatgtttatactatgATTTGGGCATGTGATCTTGTTCTCACATTATATCACAAATGTTCTTTTACACTGGTCTGGACTTTAGGGGAGTTGGACTTTGAACTCTTCAGTTATCGGTATTATGTATTGCATAAAATGTTGAGCTTGttgtaacactttatgaataaatccagatgtgttgGTTTCTCTTTAAATAAGCTATTAGTGATAATTTTCATACTATTCAACAAGCTTTTTATGAGAGTTTTAGTTTTATGTGTAATGCAAagttataatgggctattccaattgaaatccatacactgggCTGTtcgaattgaaatccatacaccccctgtggaaaacatgaccttaatctttcacacatggagtgtgaatttcaaatggggttactgagaaatctacacccctgtgtgggagaataaataaggtgatgtcttccatagggggtgtttggatttcaagtggaataattATACAtgacatgttttgttttttctgtttGCAGCCATTTAATTTCCATTGTGACAAATGTGCAGTAGTGGCTAGCTCAGGACAGCTTCTACATTCCAACTCTGGTCAAGAGATTGATAACGCAACATGCGTAATTAGAATGAACAATGCGCCCACTATCCATTACGAGAAAGATGTGGGCGCTAGAACTGACATACGACTTGTATGTTTCCGGTCTATTGACTTCATGAATAAGGATACTCTCATGATTGGAAAGGCTAGGTTTGATAAGGTATGAATGCACCAGAGAGTTTTGTGTGTagcttaaggaggtactacacccctggccaattttgtgcctctttttgcatttttctccaaaattgtaacacattagtgacaagtaagatatgtatacatgtattataggaaATTtcagcaaggactacaactactgtactgaaaattcagcacctcaaagcaagtagttattgatttattgatcaaatattgggttttcctcatttttgactgtaactccacaactgttgtctgtgctgaaataaaatttccagtgcagtagttgtagtccttgcccctatcatatcttacttgtccccaatgcgctatttttttgagaaaaatccaaaaagaggcacaaaattggccaggggtgtagtaccccttaaggtttgtttttcttgcctaTATAAGGGACAAGTTTGTGTGTTTTGCACACCAAAtggttgtctcggtcccagccggtttgtgttcctctgtcactaaacaaaccgtctggcgacaacccgtgaaatgacgatcgctgattgattaatgaatttccaaataaaactatTCAATTGGTTATATAGaacgtgacttgtgtaagtgacactaaacatcataggCCCCCACTATTTGTAGTTACTGCAAACGCAAAATATACACTAGCTTAGCAGCGACTGAGGCGCCAATCGCCTGATATCGCCTTTCACATCAGCGACGCGCAGCACGCATTTCACGTGCGCTGTGTGGATTTATGCAAACGCATAGCTGGCCATCAACCACTGCATGCGCTGAAGCCAGCGCTGATTGGCAGCCAATTCTCAGTCGTAACATTTTCTTCTGAcgataattggccaatcagaaaagacgtactatgaggttgtcgccagatggTTTGTtcagtgacgaaggagcacaaatcggctgggaccgagactaaccaAATTGGGACTTCATGACAACCAGTGTTGTCCCTCAGTTGTCAAACTTTCTCCTAAACCTCACCCTCCCATTCTCAATAtgttaaaaatttacatttttttttacaactgGAGACCTCTATGGCCTCTATGGGGGCGGTAGTCATGTTGAAGTCCTCCGATTAGGCAAATTGAATTAAGTTgggaaaaaacagcaaaaagtcccatatttaaaacaaaaacaaggtGAACAGTGTTTTTATCCCAGGTTGGCTAATAATGTCACTGTTTGACACATAGTGCTACAGGTATTTGTGTGTGTAGGGGTCGAGGTGGCGTATATCCGTTACAAGAAATATGTGGGTGCTAGAATTGTTTTTGGTGTATTGACTACATCAATAAAGTCACACTCATGATTGAAAAGACCAAGTTTGATAAGGTATGTAATAAGGATATATAAGTTTTGCTGTGATTTTCCATAGTATTGGAATGGCAGAATGTTTAATTaaaaggttattattgattgtattttaccctttttttcacattttgcagaTGGTGATATGGGGTATGGAAAATCCAAAGCACAAAAAGATCAAAGAAACTTTTACCAGCAAATTTATCAGGAAATATCCTGGTGTAGATTATTATAGTTTAAGTAATTCAGGAGAGAAAAAGGCTACTAGACTATATGAAGAATACCTTGGTATGGATAGGTAAGTCTCAGCATGATACTTATCAGTGTAGTCTTTGTAAAAATCCATGGGGGAGTCTgagtattttacatgttcagtggcatATCAGGATCAGTTATGGGGAGGGGGGATAACAAATTTCACAGTAGTCATCATTTTGGTCCTGTGTTACTGCTACATATGTGCTTgaaattttttgtcaattttgcattattttggccaaaaaaatataaaaaagtggaattttgtgtttaggcgacgaaaaaagaaaaccctgttctacgggcccgaccgacccagattttgaacaaattgggggaaaaatttttcctgtacaaatgaatgccgacccaaatttcggaaatttcaggaacaaaattttttttttttttgtatcttctcaaattgcaaattatttacagattttagtgatttttttggtcatttccaaaaaaaaaaaaaaaaaacagaccgaccgaccctactcgAAAGGTccttccgcccgtagaacagggtttctttttttcgtcgccttactggGTAATTTTCAATTTTGCAGAGGGGGGGGGGAGTGAAATTTTCTTTCAGTGTTGTTGAATTTAGGGGGTGAAGTTACCCCTCTCCCTCTTTATTCAAATAAGATgttcatattttaaaataaaagataaatgaaAGTAAATCCCAGATTTTGCAGCCTTGTAATCCTATAACATGGCGAGGAGCTAATGAAAATGCAGTGTCCAAAGAATTACAAGACTTagtacattttgatttttttctaaaTGTGATTCCAGGCATTGAAATGCAACCTACCTATAGTAAGTATATTTTTTACAACAAGCCTACTAATACTATTGGTTACAGTAATTGGATGTAACTACACAACCAGATTCCTCTTGCTGCCATGCCCTGTACACTGTGGTCCAGCAACTTCATTGGTACTCTAGTGTACCTGTGTGGATACTCTTTTTGGAATCACACGTACAGTTCACAACTTCACGCACTGctactggattggtactgcactggtactctaaGAGTAACCACAGAGTAGCTGGCAGCAGTGTTCCTCGGGAGGTCGGCAGCAATAGGGATCTGGTAGTATATATTTATAACCACTAGAAAATGGGGTTTTATTTGTCCGTAAAGCTGCAATATGTTATGAGGTTTATGTAGGAGATGTATGCGATTTGCTATGCAGTTGTCAACATGTTTTCttttgcttttcttttctttctagaCCTAAGAAAACATGGACGTTTGGACTCACTTGCACacatatgtgatacgatcaagcgaaatcagtcagaactcggaaatattgattttgagatatagccacacaaaggaaatatttccttttgtttcctcttgttttggaaactctttaattgctcatatctttggaactggttgttcaatttcaatggtgttttctgcaaaatcaagatttgtaaatcctttttactatcctataagaaactgaaaatttaatatttccaagttccgactgatttcccttgattgcatcacatatgtgacacgatcaagggaaatgagtcggatgttgcttatattgattttgagatattggcaaagaaagtgttaaaattcttttgttttatattgttttctacgattgataaattgatgtaacttcacaaagaaaagtcgtatcaacatggggttttcagtttctgaaagctctaaatggcCTCTTCAGAAacctgtgtaaaactcattttcgaccagggccgacatgtgactcattccccttgatcatgtcacatatgttgaaTGCTGCACTCTCCATTACAACTACACAAAATTCTGCATCCATGcatattttaaagccataatatatgatttctggtcaattttaattttatcatttcacaaaaatgttaaaataattatttataaatgAGGTACTTTACCTAACTATTTTTAACTTCAAATTATATGACAAACAATCCACGATCTTGACAACTTAACCGTGGATCTGTGTGTGAGATTTATCATATTTATCACAACAATAAATACAAAATCGCTCTGTTCTTCAAAaagcacaacaaatttggctgattccattcagTTAGAAGTAGGGGCATGTGTAAACATGTACAAAAAAAATATGcccccaaaaaaatcatatttgaaCAAAGCtgtcaaatttatttaaaaagtttGTACATGATGGTTTTAAAGTAAACCTCATAAGTGATTCACACAGGTACATTGTATGgaatgatgcaggaatgatgctCCTTATTAATATCAATTCCCTGGTGAGCTGGTTATGTATATATGTTCCTATCCTGATTTGTAGAAGGTCTTCGGATCAAACTCAAGAAACTATACTATGTATCTGAACACTTAAACCTTAAGCCATTTCTAAAAGACTctaatacaaaataaagtagtTGATAGTTGGAGactgttctgcgtattttgataccttagTCGGTACGATACGACTTTATTTTCTTAACTTATAGCAAGTTGAAAAAGAATTCAAGTTATCTAGGGCGCATATCCGAAACTTTTCATGGAACCCTACTTATTACatttttatccccccccccagCTTGAGCCAAGAAGAAAAATATTgcaatagtatgtatttgtaATTTAGTCATTGCAAATTTAACCTTGATGTTTGGTGTTGTGCACATCTTCATTGCGATATTGAAGTGCACAGTGAAAAAAATGTGTGCAACAAGAAGTCGTCATCAGGGTTAATTTTGCAAAGCTTTGTGGGAATTGCCTAAATGGTGTATTGTGGTTAGCCTTTCCCATCCTCATTCCCCTGGCTTAAAGCAGAGAAGAGAGGTGTATTGGATAGTGTATTCATTGTGTGTCTGTGCgggtacatgtatgtgtatgtcCATTCAATGTTggttaattataggttaatgaacgtgcattacttgttgggagaaTTGTTGggagaaaaattagaaaaaataatgcatgcacgctgatgttgatgcgtcacaGAGTGcatattatacacaatcaatgtatTCTGTGTTcctttctaacagcttttctgattggctgctaggagtgtatgaatacgGAATAATTACATTATACCCTACACAACATACCCTGTGTGTACAATGTATATCTTAGTTACAACAAGGCATCACACCCTTGTGGTTCTCAGTGCAGAGGGTATTCCGTAATTGTACCGGTTTTACTATTATTCTCCTACATAATCGGTAATGATGGCTCTATTCTCACACTTAAGGAAGGTACATGTCTTGGATCACCCTGTCTATTTACACCAGATGTGTATGTCTCTGTCACCTGATTCTGGGCCTGTTTCTCCCTCAGCACCCTATATatgccaaagtggtatgcaaGTACATCCATTTATTATCTgtaatttaattttcttatttttctgcTCATTTGGACAGGTTAAAATCTAATAGTTGGCTTTCGACTGGTTGGTTTACAATGCTGTTTGCCGTTAATATGTGTGACAGTATCACTGTATATGGCTTGCCTGATGGAAATCAGTGCAGGTAAGTCACACAtaatgaatgggtgactccatttgaattctaaaTCCCCTTtgtagaagattaagatcatgtcttccataggggggtatgaattttaattggaatagcctaattccaatctcaactgccacaaAGGCAGAATATAGTTGATTTAGCTGCATTTATAAGGgggcacttaagggggtactacaccccttgataaatttgtgtctatttttcatttttctcaaaactaataacacactggtaacaaaagttaggtatattatagggacaaggaatccaattattacactggaatttcagtgacccaagacaagcggtttgttatttatgatgagaaataaggtaccgctaggatgtacctcatttcctatcatatatactgaaccgcttgtcttgagtcactgaaatttcagtgtagtcattggattccttgccccattaaatatacataacttttgttaccagtgtgttattattttttgagaaaaatgcaaaaatagtcacaaatttaccacagaggtGTCGTACCTCCCTAAGCAGAACTGTCATTCAAAACATTCAGGTGCTACTGCACAGTGAAGCAAAAACGTCAGCAAAGCGCCAAGCAGCATTGGTAGGtcaaatatgtgaccagctccaacaaaacccggaacaagtcaccagacatgtGTTTTTGAGATGACATTcccctaaaaaaataaaaaatttgatcaaattcttaatttcatgttatttgaccttgggactgagtggactttcaaatccttgaaaatacttaataaaaagaggtttatttaatcaataattatttTACAGTTGAACTATgttaatccctattcaatcctgtataAAATTATTACTCAGATTAGCAgttcggcaaaaatatcaaggtatcattttcaaaattatccatatcttgaaaagtattgatgctatgtatataattttggtatcattttgaaacttattgttctgtgcttacatttttattcaaatcttgaaatgtcaaaaatgtgacttgttcctggttttgtcggaacgggttaaatatagtatacaaatattgactgctatgaggggcatgattaaaattataggcccaaggtgatctcaaaaccatgctatgacccgaggtgcagccgagggtcatagcatgatTTTGAGATCACCCCGGGCCTATAATATTAACCgtgacccgaataaagcagtcaatatttgttttatatacctcattaatatagatttttgtcatctgattagTTAAAAGGCccattttattgttcataggccatggtaaaatttacaaagaaagtttttcatTATGAACAgatcgcgtcaccgcaactggcaggcagcgcgttggcgccacgtgcgtaatgcgaacacgccCTCGTGCGCatagagtttgatcgggacgcacaccgatgatgtgaaaatgactatgcccggggaaattttttttttttgaaagactattgcccggggcatagctaattcaatgactgcacttctaaccaatcagatgacaggaatctatatatgaggtatataataattgATCATTGCTAGGATGGGTATGTAGGCTACACAATGTACTGTGGCTGTATAGGGCTGTGCTCCCCTAAATATTCATGTTTTATGAAGCGTTTTTGAGCTATGGTGAATCGTCGGTGATCACCAACTTCTGGAAAAAGTGTACTCTGATTTAAAAAGTTTGTTGTAGCATTTGCACCATGTGACTGATACCCAAAATATTAAATCTTATTTATTTTGTTTCAGTGCTGGTAGCAAAAAGTCCATTTTATACCATTACTACGAGAAACGTTATGATGAATGCTGGATGTATAATCAACACGAAACTCGCATGAAGACGGGCCATCGGTATCTGACGGAGAAAGCAGTCTTCAAACAGTGGGCACAGATGTTTAACATCTCGTTCAAAGCGCCAGCGTGGAATTTGACTAATGTGAACGCATCGGAACCAATCAAGAGTCCATTTATCAGCAAGATGGAGAAGATAGGCAAAAAGCGCACAAAAAGGTGATGAATTCTACGCAACCAGAAGCAAAGACGTTTCTGTGGGTTTTCAGATGTATTGAATTTACTATACTAGGCAACTCAATTCAactcaaaattgtattttgttagcCTGTTAGTGATGTGTTTTGTTGAGTACTTAAAAGGTAAGACTTTGTTACAATTATGACATTTGTGAGGGTTTATGGATGTACAGTACACATGTTTTTACAAGGTGTCCTGCTATCGATTGAGTGGACTTGCGCAGATTATTTAGGGCCAGCAGGCACTTGTTCCTACAGTGTATCAACTTACCATCTTACCTTAACTTAATGTCGTAGTTAATTTCAGAGCCGTAGCAAATGAGGAGGCCATGGCCGtaccactttttgagaaatgtttttctttatagctttatTTCAATTTTAGTGCATATTTTGTCTGCTCCATGTTTTGATGATCGCCCACATTTTCAAGTTTTTATCGTCTATGTTAATTCAGTCATTGATAAAATAGGCAACTCATACGTAGGCAACTCAATTGggtttttgaaattgaaattttgaggGAAAAATAAGATGCACCAGTGGCATATTACGTAATGAGTTAGACCAAATGTGATGCGGTCAAGCTATAGTTGTTTGTTATGCAATgccaacttttattttttcagtcaGTATTGTTGCCCATTGAACAGTAAGTGTACAGTATGATGTTAACTCCCTAGAAAGCTGATTTATGGATTCTGAGATATGATTCAGGTCTCGAAATTTTAATTTTCAGCAACAAATTGTCTTGTTTGATCATCATTTCATACAACAAATTTATGATTCCTTTCTAGATTAGATATAACAGTTATCCtatgggcactactgcctttcttac
Proteins encoded:
- the LOC140160633 gene encoding alpha-N-acetyl-neuraminyl-2,3-beta-galactosyl-1,3-N-acetyl-galactosaminide alpha-2,6-sialyltransferase-like, with protein sequence MYQTTSKKTPWIFCKDIINHPQKAMAWVWGYISCKHSMMYTLFVYTLLLILVLLYYVNHRESEPNHDETFKAKVQQSFIKFVEENMPKRDQNKETRAVYSMRTMSSNGSLLEDEHAKILKQRAGDIQREYIGFKNKKPFNFHCDKCAVVASSGQLLHSNSGQEIDNATCVIRMNNAPTIHYEKDVGARTDIRLVCFRSIDFMNKDTLMIGKARFDKMVIWGMENPKHKKIKETFTSKFIRKYPGVDYYSLSNSGEKKATRLYEEYLGMDRLKSNSWLSTGWFTMLFAVNMCDSITVYGLPDGNQCSAGSKKSILYHYYEKRYDECWMYNQHETRMKTGHRYLTEKAVFKQWAQMFNISFKAPAWNLTNVNASEPIKSPFISKMEKIGKKRTKR